In Sutterella faecalis, a genomic segment contains:
- the lnt gene encoding apolipoprotein N-acyltransferase, which translates to MTRFKFLGALGAACLSLTAGVLAVAAYAPFHYTWLGLPAFLLGFFLIVRAESFKPAFLRAWLFALGLFAPGLYWTVRSMNEFGRLPMPLALLGLLLLAAFLALFWGAAAGLAARASKTLLARAFMLAAFLTLAEWLRGEGLADFAWLTPALALLDTSLEGLAPLGGAHLINFAFFTSLAALVVLLLGKSRARFWLLLIPVALKGLGFWGMTETWSEPAGRAEVRLIQAGLPVVDGWSKATAAERLNAVADLMKEPWPSGELPKLLLTPEGILTTDILRLKQADQEALIRFVDAAKGAPMLFNGFRRDEAGGWRNSSFFAEDGRLTVTDKRKLVPFGEFVPPGFRWFVDLLGIPLTDLTPGSMDQKNLVFGKNFRAGVLICYENIDGEVLRSFWKDPDGAPNLLLVTANLGWFHPMMIGQHLDMTRLLARASARPAASVNMGGFSAFVGPDGRVTALAKGSGKDVLTREVELRKGPETPFMRFGNAAALILAVLLALAAFMAGRAACRREAEGS; encoded by the coding sequence GTGACGCGCTTCAAATTTCTCGGCGCGCTCGGCGCCGCCTGCCTGTCTCTGACGGCCGGGGTGCTGGCGGTTGCCGCCTACGCGCCCTTTCATTACACCTGGCTCGGGCTTCCGGCCTTTCTGCTCGGTTTTTTCCTGATCGTCAGAGCGGAGTCATTTAAGCCTGCGTTTTTGCGGGCCTGGCTTTTTGCACTCGGCCTTTTTGCCCCCGGGCTCTACTGGACGGTGCGCTCGATGAATGAGTTCGGGCGTCTCCCGATGCCCCTTGCGCTGCTCGGGCTTTTGCTTCTCGCAGCTTTTCTGGCGCTTTTCTGGGGTGCTGCGGCCGGGCTCGCGGCAAGGGCTTCAAAGACGCTTCTTGCGCGCGCCTTCATGCTGGCGGCATTCCTCACGCTTGCCGAGTGGCTGCGCGGCGAAGGGCTTGCCGACTTTGCGTGGCTTACGCCCGCGCTGGCGCTCCTTGATACGTCGCTCGAGGGGCTCGCTCCGCTGGGGGGCGCGCATCTCATCAATTTTGCTTTCTTCACGTCTCTCGCAGCGCTTGTCGTGCTCCTTCTCGGGAAGTCGAGGGCGCGCTTCTGGCTCCTCCTGATTCCGGTGGCGTTGAAGGGCCTCGGATTCTGGGGCATGACTGAGACTTGGTCGGAACCGGCGGGCAGGGCGGAAGTTCGTCTCATTCAAGCCGGACTTCCGGTCGTTGACGGCTGGAGCAAGGCTACGGCAGCGGAGCGCCTCAATGCGGTTGCCGACCTGATGAAGGAACCCTGGCCGTCCGGGGAACTTCCGAAACTCCTTCTTACGCCGGAAGGGATCCTGACGACGGATATTCTGAGACTGAAGCAAGCGGACCAGGAGGCGCTGATCCGATTCGTTGATGCCGCTAAAGGCGCACCGATGCTCTTCAACGGCTTCAGGCGCGATGAAGCGGGCGGCTGGCGCAATTCCTCCTTCTTTGCTGAGGACGGGCGCCTTACGGTGACGGATAAAAGGAAGCTCGTGCCCTTCGGAGAATTTGTGCCTCCCGGCTTCCGGTGGTTTGTGGATCTCCTCGGCATACCGCTCACAGACCTGACGCCCGGGAGCATGGACCAGAAGAATCTTGTCTTCGGGAAAAATTTCAGAGCAGGCGTTCTGATCTGCTACGAGAACATCGACGGCGAAGTGCTCCGCTCCTTCTGGAAGGACCCTGACGGGGCGCCGAACCTCCTTCTGGTGACGGCAAATCTCGGGTGGTTCCATCCGATGATGATCGGGCAGCACCTCGATATGACGCGGCTTCTCGCGAGGGCTTCCGCCCGCCCGGCGGCGAGCGTCAATATGGGCGGCTTTTCGGCTTTTGTCGGCCCGGACGGACGCGTGACGGCGCTTGCGAAAGGCTCGGGGAAGGATGTGCTCACGCGCGAGGTGGAGCTCCGCAAGGGCCCTGAGACGCCCTTTATGCGCTTTGGAAATGCCGCTGCGCTTATCCTGGCGGTTCTTCTCGCTCTTGCCGCCTTCATGGCCGGCCGGGCAGCGTGCAGACGCGAAGCTGAAGGTTCCTGA
- a CDS encoding HlyC/CorC family transporter gives MSSEPPSGRSKGLLDRIASAFRNGESDEGSAKNDFAEALSEARANGIIAADAYSMIEGALKVPDLRASDLMIPRAQVDAIDLSQPRTEWVRMVLESGHSRFPAVEDDLDNVLGVLHAKDLLKLLIDPKVDPKTLLRPARFIPESQPLNVLLRDFKTTRSHLALVIDEFGSISGLITIEDVLEQIVGDISDEFDHDDSKTNIVAEGDRWRVKALTPIDQFNNYFGSQLVDNYCDTIGGLVTDRFEHVPKVGEVIEEKGFRFRIEEGDDRQVEVLSVERI, from the coding sequence ATGTCCAGCGAACCACCCTCAGGCCGCTCGAAGGGCCTCTTAGACCGCATAGCTTCCGCATTCCGCAATGGGGAATCCGACGAAGGATCCGCGAAGAATGACTTCGCGGAGGCGCTTTCTGAAGCAAGGGCCAACGGCATCATTGCCGCCGACGCTTATTCCATGATCGAGGGAGCGCTCAAGGTCCCGGATCTGCGTGCGTCGGATCTGATGATCCCCCGCGCACAGGTCGATGCCATCGATCTTTCGCAGCCGAGAACCGAATGGGTCCGCATGGTGCTTGAGTCCGGACATTCGCGCTTCCCGGCGGTGGAAGATGACCTCGACAACGTCCTCGGGGTGCTTCACGCAAAGGACCTCCTCAAGCTTCTCATTGATCCCAAGGTCGATCCGAAGACGCTCCTGCGCCCCGCGCGCTTCATTCCGGAGAGCCAGCCCCTCAACGTGCTTCTGCGCGACTTCAAGACGACGCGAAGCCACCTTGCGCTCGTGATCGACGAATTCGGGAGCATCTCGGGCCTCATCACGATCGAGGACGTGCTCGAACAGATCGTGGGCGACATCTCGGACGAGTTCGATCACGACGACAGCAAGACGAACATTGTGGCTGAGGGCGATCGCTGGCGCGTGAAGGCGCTCACGCCGATCGACCAGTTCAACAATTATTTCGGCTCTCAGCTCGTCGACAACTACTGCGACACGATCGGCGGCCTGGTGACGGACCGCTTCGAGCATGTGCCCAAGGTGGGCGAAGTAATTGAGGAAAAAGGCTTCCGCTTCCGTATCGAAGAAGGCGACGATCGGCAGGTCGAAGTTCTTTCCGTTGAACGAATCTGA
- the ybeY gene encoding rRNA maturation RNase YbeY, which produces MALTLHLQQAGLFQLPHRSTMARWMRAALEGRDGEFTVRFVLEDEGRELNRQYRRKDYATNVLTFDYTREPVVTADIVICPAVLERQAKEQEKPFRDHLAHLLVHGVLHARGYDHLNDEEAEEMESKETEILTGLGFPNPYSDRIGMVHD; this is translated from the coding sequence ATGGCGCTTACGCTTCACCTTCAGCAGGCTGGACTTTTTCAGCTCCCGCATCGTTCGACCATGGCGCGCTGGATGCGCGCTGCGCTTGAGGGCCGCGACGGAGAGTTCACCGTCCGCTTCGTTCTTGAGGACGAAGGGCGCGAACTCAACCGCCAGTACCGTCGGAAGGACTATGCAACGAACGTGCTCACCTTCGACTACACGCGCGAACCCGTCGTGACGGCGGACATTGTGATTTGCCCGGCAGTGCTTGAGCGTCAGGCAAAGGAGCAGGAGAAGCCCTTCCGGGATCATCTTGCGCATCTCCTCGTTCACGGCGTTCTTCATGCCCGCGGCTACGATCATCTCAATGATGAGGAAGCCGAAGAGATGGAATCGAAGGAGACGGAGATTCTCACGGGGCTCGGCTTCCCCAATCCCTACAGCGACCGCATCGGCATGGTCCATGACTAA
- a CDS encoding PhoH family protein codes for MNEAPAKVEHLSFVAADNGAALAHLCGPLDENLRQMETILNVTISRRGAQFRVTGDAHAARRALRALEVLLDRVNRTGKELTVDDVQWHFVGGDDVYRTEQMESGEMGAGEPVLKTRRRDLRGRTPNQRAYLRAILEHDISFGIGPAGTGKTYLAVAAAVDAFERGTVERIVLTRPAVEAGERLGFLPGDLSQKVDPYLRPLYDALFDLMGFDKAQRLMERQSIEVAPLAYMRGRTLNNAFVILDEAQNTTGEQMKMFLTRIGFGSKAVITGDITQIDLPKGVLSGLKQASRVLEGVRGISFTHFRSSDVVRHPLVARIVEAYDAAAQAEEAARKAERESRRNDRREEN; via the coding sequence ATGAATGAGGCGCCCGCTAAAGTGGAGCACCTGTCCTTCGTTGCTGCTGACAATGGAGCGGCGCTCGCGCACCTTTGCGGACCGCTCGATGAAAATCTCCGCCAGATGGAGACGATTCTCAATGTCACGATTTCGCGCCGCGGCGCGCAGTTTCGCGTGACGGGCGACGCGCATGCCGCGAGGCGCGCTCTGCGGGCGCTTGAGGTGCTCCTTGACCGCGTCAACCGCACCGGCAAGGAGCTCACCGTCGACGACGTGCAGTGGCATTTTGTCGGTGGGGACGACGTTTACCGCACCGAGCAGATGGAATCGGGCGAAATGGGGGCGGGAGAGCCTGTGCTCAAGACCCGCCGGCGCGATTTGCGCGGCCGCACGCCCAATCAGCGCGCGTACCTGAGGGCCATCCTCGAGCACGACATCAGCTTCGGCATTGGGCCGGCAGGCACGGGCAAAACCTATCTCGCCGTAGCGGCCGCAGTCGACGCTTTCGAGCGCGGCACGGTGGAGAGAATCGTGCTCACGCGTCCGGCCGTTGAGGCCGGCGAACGGCTCGGCTTCCTCCCGGGCGACCTTTCGCAGAAGGTGGATCCGTATCTGCGTCCCCTCTACGATGCGCTTTTCGACCTCATGGGGTTCGATAAGGCGCAGCGCCTGATGGAGCGCCAGTCGATTGAGGTTGCGCCCCTCGCCTACATGCGCGGGCGCACGCTCAACAACGCCTTCGTGATTCTCGACGAAGCGCAGAATACGACGGGCGAACAGATGAAGATGTTCCTCACGCGCATCGGCTTCGGCTCCAAAGCGGTGATCACGGGCGACATCACGCAGATCGACCTGCCGAAAGGCGTTCTTTCCGGCCTAAAGCAGGCTTCGCGCGTGCTCGAGGGCGTGCGCGGCATCAGCTTTACGCACTTCAGAAGCTCCGACGTTGTGCGCCATCCGCTCGTTGCCCGCATCGTTGAAGCCTATGATGCGGCCGCGCAGGCTGAGGAAGCGGCGAGAAAGGCCGAGCGCGAGTCGCGCCGGAACGATCGCCGAGAGGAGAATTGA
- the miaB gene encoding tRNA (N6-isopentenyl adenosine(37)-C2)-methylthiotransferase MiaB, with the protein MTAKKLYLRSFGCQMNDYDSGRIADLLEERMGLEKTESLDEADVVILNTCSIREKAQEKVFSDLGRIREAKKCHPGMMIAVGGCVASQEGKKILDRAPWVDVVFGPQTLHRIPELLAEREKTGRAQVDVSFPEIEKFDSLPAPHASGAAAFVSIMEGCSKYCTYCVVPYTRGEEISRPLVDVLVEVAQLADQGVKEVTLLGQNVNAYRGRTPAGDEADFALLLEYVSEIEGIERIRYTTSHPREFTQRLIDAYRKLPKLVSHVHLPVQSGSDRILAAMKRGYTALEYKSIIRRLKAARPGIAVATDIIVGFPGETEDDFERTMTLIEDVGFDASFSFVYSPRPGTPAARLPDDTPYSVKLARLQRLQKRIDENAAEISRGMLGKIERVLVLGPAKRGEGELMARTDNNRIVNFPGPASIINQMANVRITEVFPHTLGGELV; encoded by the coding sequence GTGACCGCGAAAAAACTCTATCTCCGCAGCTTCGGCTGCCAAATGAACGACTACGACTCCGGGCGCATTGCTGATCTGCTCGAAGAACGCATGGGCCTTGAAAAGACGGAAAGCCTCGATGAGGCCGACGTCGTCATTCTGAATACATGCTCCATCCGCGAAAAAGCGCAGGAAAAGGTCTTTTCCGACTTAGGACGCATTCGCGAGGCGAAGAAGTGTCATCCCGGCATGATGATTGCCGTGGGCGGCTGCGTGGCAAGTCAGGAAGGAAAGAAGATTCTTGACCGGGCTCCCTGGGTGGACGTCGTCTTCGGACCGCAGACGCTGCACCGCATCCCCGAGCTCCTTGCTGAACGGGAAAAAACCGGCCGGGCGCAGGTCGACGTGAGCTTCCCGGAAATCGAAAAGTTTGATTCGCTTCCCGCCCCGCATGCGAGCGGAGCCGCGGCCTTCGTTTCGATTATGGAAGGATGCTCCAAGTACTGCACTTACTGCGTCGTTCCCTATACGCGAGGCGAAGAAATTTCGCGTCCTCTGGTCGACGTTCTGGTTGAAGTCGCTCAGCTCGCAGATCAGGGCGTGAAGGAAGTGACGCTTCTCGGGCAGAACGTGAATGCATACCGCGGACGGACGCCGGCCGGCGACGAGGCGGACTTTGCGCTCCTTCTCGAATATGTGAGCGAGATTGAAGGCATTGAGCGCATTCGCTATACGACGAGCCATCCGCGCGAATTCACGCAGCGTTTGATTGATGCCTATCGGAAGCTCCCGAAGCTCGTCTCCCACGTGCATCTGCCGGTGCAGTCGGGGTCCGACCGCATCCTTGCCGCCATGAAGCGCGGCTATACGGCGCTTGAATACAAGTCGATCATCCGCCGCCTCAAGGCCGCGCGTCCCGGAATTGCCGTCGCAACCGACATCATCGTCGGATTCCCCGGCGAAACGGAAGACGATTTCGAGCGCACGATGACTCTCATTGAAGACGTGGGCTTTGATGCCAGCTTCAGCTTCGTCTACAGCCCCCGTCCGGGAACGCCGGCTGCAAGACTTCCCGACGACACGCCCTACAGCGTGAAGCTCGCACGCCTGCAGCGCCTGCAGAAGCGCATTGATGAGAATGCGGCGGAAATCAGCCGCGGCATGCTCGGTAAAATCGAGCGTGTGCTTGTTCTCGGGCCCGCCAAGCGCGGCGAAGGCGAACTGATGGCCCGTACGGACAACAATCGAATCGTGAATTTCCCCGGTCCGGCGTCGATCATCAATCAGATGGCGAACGTGCGCATTACGGAAGTCTTTCCGCATACGCTCGGCGGCGAACTCGTGTGA
- the thiD gene encoding bifunctional hydroxymethylpyrimidine kinase/phosphomethylpyrimidine kinase yields the protein MDVRAQKRIPNVLTIAGIDPSGGAGLLADVKAMSALGAYAAGVPAALTAQNTRGVAGVMPIPAAFVEAELEAVFSDLRIDAVKIGMLNDAAVIETVASQLEKYAPRWVVVDPVMVAKSGDRLLREDALEALKRRLMPLATLVTPNLPEAAELLAKGEMTSRDEMSAAAREIRTHLHPEWVLVKGGHLSGDDSADCLCGPEDFTEWFSAARTHTKNTHGTGCTLSSAIAALLPQTESVPLAVKKAKEYLSGAIQHADELSVGSGHGPTHHFWQLWQQM from the coding sequence ATGGACGTACGCGCGCAAAAACGAATCCCGAATGTACTGACGATCGCCGGCATTGATCCTTCAGGCGGAGCCGGGCTTCTCGCCGACGTGAAGGCGATGAGTGCGCTCGGCGCCTATGCCGCGGGGGTTCCTGCAGCGCTTACCGCGCAGAATACGCGGGGCGTCGCGGGCGTCATGCCGATCCCGGCGGCTTTCGTTGAGGCGGAGCTTGAGGCGGTGTTTTCCGACCTGAGAATTGACGCCGTCAAGATCGGGATGCTCAACGACGCAGCGGTCATTGAGACGGTTGCTTCGCAGCTCGAAAAATATGCACCCCGCTGGGTGGTGGTTGATCCCGTTATGGTGGCAAAGAGCGGCGACAGGCTCCTGCGCGAGGATGCGCTCGAGGCGCTTAAGCGCCGCCTGATGCCGCTTGCGACTCTTGTGACGCCCAATCTTCCGGAGGCCGCTGAACTCCTCGCAAAAGGCGAGATGACGAGCCGCGATGAAATGTCGGCCGCTGCCCGGGAAATACGGACTCATCTTCATCCTGAGTGGGTGCTCGTGAAGGGCGGTCATCTCTCGGGCGATGACTCCGCGGATTGCCTTTGCGGGCCGGAAGACTTCACAGAATGGTTTTCAGCGGCGAGGACCCATACTAAAAATACGCACGGGACCGGCTGCACGCTTTCGTCCGCTATTGCGGCGCTCCTGCCGCAGACGGAAAGCGTTCCTCTGGCAGTGAAAAAAGCGAAGGAATACCTTTCGGGCGCCATTCAGCATGCCGATGAACTTTCTGTAGGCAGCGGGCACGGTCCCACGCATCACTTCTGGCAGCTGTGGCAACAAATGTAA
- a CDS encoding 3-deoxy-D-manno-octulosonic acid transferase — MKITPGLYRAITTVALPLASLYLMWRSRRQPAYRDYWDERFAWGTYPLRTQRPRVWIHAVSVGETNAAKPLLEAMLSAWPECDVILTHMTPTGREAGKKLVRMAPERIHQCYLPYDAPYAVEKFARQTRPTLGVIMETEVWPNLMSEMKRRQIPVVLANARESEKSRAQAARFMDIMAPAFSSFSAVLAQSDEDKERLESLGAVDVQVTGSVKFDIRPDLSQVATAKALAAKLTRPVVLIASTREGEEAMFAEAFKTHADLLRKAHVVIVPRHPERFDRVEALLQESGLKVVRRSRLAAPEELPEGTDVILGDSMGEMSFYCALASVTIMGGSFAPCGSQNVIEPAMAGSPVVVGPSTFNFERIIREGIAAGGMVQVKDAAEALDVVEKWLADPGERDRAGVAAADFARRCAGATGRMMAVLEKLWTYARKNESRMY; from the coding sequence ATGAAAATCACCCCCGGGCTTTACCGCGCCATTACAACCGTGGCGCTCCCTCTGGCAAGTCTCTACCTCATGTGGCGCTCGCGACGGCAGCCGGCTTATCGGGACTATTGGGACGAGCGCTTTGCCTGGGGGACATATCCCTTGAGAACGCAGCGGCCCCGCGTCTGGATACATGCGGTGAGCGTCGGGGAAACCAATGCGGCGAAGCCCCTTCTTGAGGCCATGCTTTCCGCCTGGCCCGAGTGCGACGTGATCCTGACGCACATGACGCCCACCGGGCGTGAAGCCGGGAAGAAGCTCGTGCGCATGGCGCCCGAGCGCATCCATCAGTGCTATCTCCCCTATGACGCGCCTTATGCGGTTGAAAAATTTGCGCGGCAAACGCGGCCGACGCTCGGGGTCATCATGGAAACGGAGGTCTGGCCCAATCTCATGAGCGAAATGAAGCGCCGTCAGATCCCGGTGGTGCTTGCCAATGCCCGCGAGAGCGAAAAGTCCCGTGCGCAGGCGGCGCGCTTTATGGACATCATGGCGCCGGCCTTCAGTTCGTTCTCAGCCGTGCTTGCGCAGAGCGACGAGGATAAGGAAAGACTCGAGAGCCTCGGCGCCGTCGACGTGCAGGTAACGGGGAGCGTGAAATTCGATATCCGTCCGGACCTCTCGCAGGTGGCTACAGCCAAGGCGCTTGCCGCTAAGCTCACGCGGCCGGTGGTCCTGATTGCGTCGACCCGCGAGGGCGAAGAGGCGATGTTTGCTGAAGCCTTTAAGACGCATGCCGACCTTCTGCGCAAAGCCCATGTCGTTATTGTTCCCCGTCATCCGGAACGCTTTGACCGGGTTGAGGCGCTCCTGCAGGAATCCGGACTCAAGGTCGTGCGGCGCTCCCGTCTGGCGGCGCCCGAGGAGCTTCCGGAAGGCACGGACGTCATCCTCGGCGACAGCATGGGCGAAATGAGCTTTTACTGCGCGCTTGCGAGCGTCACCATCATGGGCGGATCCTTTGCGCCCTGCGGTTCGCAGAATGTGATTGAACCCGCAATGGCCGGTTCTCCGGTGGTGGTTGGTCCTTCGACCTTCAACTTTGAGCGCATCATCCGCGAAGGCATCGCCGCCGGCGGCATGGTGCAGGTAAAGGATGCCGCAGAAGCGCTGGATGTCGTGGAAAAGTGGCTGGCGGACCCGGGCGAACGGGATCGAGCCGGCGTTGCAGCAGCAGATTTTGCCCGGCGCTGCGCCGGTGCAACCGGCCGCATGATGGCTGTACTGGAGAAGTTATGGACGTACGCGCGCAAAAACGAATCCCGAATGTACTGA
- the waaC gene encoding lipopolysaccharide heptosyltransferase I encodes MTGARRILIIKSSSMGDIIHALPVAHDIRKALPEARIDWVAEESFRDIPRLAPAVESVRVTAFRRWRKSLLSRETRAEIASLKKELAAEEYDCVLDIQGLMRSALVARWTGVPSTGYTWGTIREPLASLAYAHKLDLPEALGAVKRYRLAAAQTLGYEIDPEHPHFGLLARDEPSVRTDAKTVSFAVNTSRDEKLWPDDSWMELGRRFVAEGLTPVIYWGGAKEEIRAKRVAAGIPGAVVAPRARLSQVAASLAQAELMVGVDTGLAHLAAALGCPSVGIFVATPTETLRLIGDGPCESLGGTNQMPTVDEVFEAARRVRAEK; translated from the coding sequence ATGACGGGAGCCAGGCGCATCCTCATCATCAAGTCTTCATCGATGGGAGACATCATTCATGCGCTTCCCGTAGCGCATGACATCCGGAAAGCGCTTCCCGAGGCGCGGATCGACTGGGTGGCTGAGGAGAGCTTCCGGGACATTCCGCGCCTTGCGCCGGCGGTTGAATCCGTGCGCGTCACGGCTTTCCGCCGCTGGCGAAAGTCTCTTTTGAGCAGGGAGACGCGTGCGGAAATCGCATCCCTGAAAAAAGAGCTGGCAGCAGAAGAGTACGACTGCGTTCTCGATATTCAGGGACTCATGCGCTCCGCTCTCGTTGCCCGCTGGACCGGCGTGCCGTCCACCGGGTACACGTGGGGAACCATCCGAGAGCCTCTTGCATCGCTTGCCTATGCTCATAAGCTTGATCTCCCTGAAGCGCTTGGCGCTGTAAAGCGGTATCGCCTCGCGGCAGCGCAGACGCTCGGCTACGAAATTGATCCGGAACATCCGCATTTCGGACTCCTTGCGAGAGATGAGCCTTCTGTCAGAACCGATGCAAAGACCGTTTCCTTTGCGGTGAATACAAGCCGCGATGAAAAGCTCTGGCCGGATGATTCCTGGATGGAGCTCGGCCGCAGGTTTGTGGCTGAGGGCCTCACGCCCGTCATCTACTGGGGCGGCGCAAAGGAAGAAATCCGCGCCAAGCGCGTGGCGGCCGGCATTCCCGGAGCCGTTGTGGCGCCGCGCGCCCGGCTTTCTCAGGTTGCTGCGAGCCTTGCACAGGCCGAACTGATGGTCGGCGTCGATACGGGGCTCGCGCATCTTGCCGCAGCGCTCGGCTGCCCGAGCGTCGGGATATTCGTGGCGACGCCTACGGAAACGCTGCGCCTCATCGGAGACGGTCCCTGCGAGAGTTTGGGCGGCACCAATCAGATGCCGACGGTCGACGAAGTGTTTGAAGCCGCCCGTCGCGTTCGTGCTGAAAAATAA
- a CDS encoding glucose-6-phosphate isomerase has protein sequence MTSASSKKNQAPESVPFLRDSAPDRTEIRACGIKLDISRQRISAADFEGLLKFVEKKGLLEAHRAMVQGATVNQGEHRQALHTSLRAFSAEAPRYDEVLAERKRLFDFAQRVRDGRWRGCRGDRITDVINIGIGGSEMGPRAVWHALRTANPDLRLHFLASVDGVLLERILSVCNPRSTLVVVSSKSFTTRETQVNATAVDQWLLDNGIVGADRSRHMVVVSANPEAADIMCLPPENRFRLWNWVGGRFSVWSSIGLPVVLALGTEAFTEFLMGANEMDRHSVSADEGENIPVLLAMMEYWNATKMGITSHCLLPYDERLRVIVPWLQQLEMESLGKTHGPDGHLVEGNTGLEVWGANGNEGQHSFYQWLRDGTGRTSIDLVWSEMPGHRYAEHYRVLLANARAQAEALVMRGPESPFFNAVSTIVLDAVTPRRLGALMAMYEHKTTMLGHLFGLNPFDQPGVELGKRLSRSAERGLDPKKALAEASAS, from the coding sequence ATGACTTCCGCTTCCAGCAAAAAGAATCAGGCTCCAGAGAGCGTGCCCTTTCTGCGCGACAGCGCTCCTGATCGCACGGAAATCCGCGCCTGCGGCATCAAGCTTGACATTTCCCGTCAGCGCATTTCCGCGGCGGACTTCGAGGGCCTTCTGAAATTTGTTGAAAAGAAGGGACTTCTGGAGGCCCATCGGGCGATGGTCCAGGGGGCGACCGTTAATCAGGGCGAGCATCGCCAGGCGCTCCATACGTCGCTTCGCGCGTTTTCTGCTGAGGCGCCGCGATACGATGAGGTGCTCGCGGAAAGAAAGCGTCTCTTTGATTTCGCCCAGCGCGTGCGCGACGGGCGCTGGCGCGGCTGCCGCGGCGACCGCATTACCGATGTGATCAATATCGGGATCGGCGGCTCAGAAATGGGGCCGCGCGCGGTCTGGCATGCGCTCAGAACGGCAAACCCGGATCTCAGGCTCCATTTCCTCGCTTCCGTCGACGGCGTGCTTCTTGAGCGCATTCTCTCCGTCTGCAACCCCCGGTCGACGCTTGTCGTCGTCTCTTCAAAGAGCTTTACGACCCGCGAAACGCAGGTGAATGCGACAGCGGTCGATCAATGGCTGCTCGATAACGGCATCGTGGGTGCTGACAGAAGCCGCCACATGGTGGTGGTCTCCGCCAACCCTGAAGCCGCCGACATCATGTGTCTGCCTCCCGAAAACCGCTTCCGTCTCTGGAATTGGGTCGGAGGCCGCTTCTCAGTCTGGAGTTCTATCGGCTTGCCTGTTGTCCTTGCCCTGGGAACGGAGGCTTTTACGGAATTCCTGATGGGCGCCAATGAAATGGACCGTCATTCCGTATCTGCCGATGAAGGCGAAAACATTCCGGTGCTTCTCGCCATGATGGAGTACTGGAACGCAACGAAGATGGGCATCACGTCCCATTGCCTTCTGCCCTATGACGAAAGGCTTCGCGTCATCGTGCCCTGGCTGCAGCAGCTCGAGATGGAGTCGCTCGGCAAAACGCACGGACCTGACGGGCATCTCGTTGAAGGCAACACCGGGCTCGAAGTCTGGGGCGCCAACGGCAATGAAGGGCAGCACAGCTTCTACCAGTGGCTTCGGGACGGCACCGGAAGAACGAGCATTGATCTTGTCTGGAGCGAAATGCCCGGCCATCGTTATGCCGAGCACTACCGCGTGCTCCTCGCGAATGCCCGTGCGCAGGCTGAAGCGCTCGTCATGCGCGGGCCTGAAAGCCCGTTTTTCAACGCCGTATCGACGATCGTGCTCGATGCCGTGACGCCAAGGCGTCTGGGGGCCCTGATGGCCATGTACGAACACAAGACCACGATGCTTGGCCACCTCTTCGGACTCAATCCCTTCGATCAGCCGGGCGTGGAGCTCGGCAAGCGGCTTTCGAGAAGCGCGGAGAGAGGTCTTGATCCGAAGAAGGCTCTCGCCGAGGCGAGTGCGTCATGA